In Torulaspora delbrueckii CBS 1146 chromosome 1, complete genome, one genomic interval encodes:
- the TDEL0A07820 gene encoding uncharacterized protein (similar to Saccharomyces cerevisiae FIG2 (YCR089W) and AGA1 (YNR044W); ancestral locus Anc_6.367) has protein sequence MNLTFLFFVSFIIRCYAKQSAYYENSTLTPEVVTSTTDESSVVDSPSIEIIVTASVGQIFTLTEDETMVTSTSYVFSTYTSTACPTCTGQGNSETLDQVSTSTSPDATSAVDSTVTTLVEITTTNSEGSQQVTTSIAQVSTSTTTINGVISVYTTWCAFEETSSLNSQSSQSDLSSSGPTTTFGTEEYSSTGSSGSTGFTPTSLSASASLTSDANSEVPISRTESLIGDTSARSTSTDNLSSTEMYVSSENGSRVTSSIAASVTDSAVESSIESYNSGSSSETISDISSSIAGSVVYSSTEMYLSESTTELASHSRSDSTAESSTETYYSGSTSVTASDSLSWITDTGDQSSSETYYSDSRTLFSTVSSSAAESESVSNSLLSVPASTTEMYDSSTSVFDSFASGTNSATQSSSEIYYSGSTTVSSIASSATEFSMETDQSGITSTATFSDVPTNSTASVISSTESSLYYGSSSEGMNNSSGTIVPSTSYDDSSSSSIYESPTSILSTITSTMSADVIGSSKTVYTAVLSTVTTVDKGVSTIYTTWCPLDSAGEIQTTSYDSSGTISSQISSTASDSSIWNTTAGETFTDYISGSTTSSSFANETTHSSFTLVTLTITSCSHNGCSHSIVTTTTPVTDTNTDVFPSSTSHSSVNNMSSISCSGTECLETSLSGSNSYSTIISESTSLYNKSSYTSSLSISPSFTFDNTESTFNASTTSFSITSVDSSASETCISCHETANKTISSGEHSTSSEGSTAGSSLETTPSSTLYSNASFDVRPTESCSGNECETSLSVSITASETSSDISSSQVISSSSIAANESSGSSQVSSTESTTTYPSSTLSTVITTSEGIETTYTTWCPLTVSTVTTTSEGIETTYTTWCPITTPESSTTTSCQGDQCSTSSTAISNSETTASATSVSSVSSVFSSQIISSSSIAANESSGSSQISSTESTTTYPSSTLSTVITTSEGIETTYTTWCPLTVSTVTTTSEGIETTYTTWCPITTPESSTTTICQGDECSTNYSAITSNETTKSLTDHSSVYLNSGLSSTGTTVVPSSYSVSTVTTTTNGVETQYTTWCPITSTIESCSDEGCHPTTTKSTSYSSKNETNSGVTATDFCSECSTSITQSGNSSIAPSESRPESTITTEHCEGDICSTSESSFSTDVASSTTSSGVSKTTAHSCKGEGCSTTSSDIQSTTNTQVSTDSESTVMTPTSSASSISSVYSSSSFPTTKLESCTDDTCQTSSSETSYTSSDSRAESASTSGITTLFHSVSTITTTTNGVVTEYTTWCPLSSTTKVDSCTDDKCRSTNTESSSPSSSAGTTHTSDTSTTIAQTTTSGSSNEYSTTSTDNPPDSENSRVSSTSSTTIVSTTTQSCEDENCSTASAEKPHDDTSQITSASTTVTPTQSCHGDECSTTTENPSTTDTTKFTSTSSITITTTQTCEDGKCLESTLTPSTTDGKTITTASSGTITSPTTQLCEGDECSTAVTDETENASLTRSTVSVTVLVPVTFTSSDSEGKPVITTSSSAQITESVVGTNNNGFHSTTGTPVGGSSTSSTSSTSIAGTPVSPNGPTQLTSYSGLAPGRVINKMFVLPLLLALV, from the coding sequence ATGAATCTAACATTTCTCTTTTTTGTGAGTTTTATCATCAGGTGCTATGCCAAGCAAAGTGCATACTATGAGAATTCGACTTTAACACCCGAAGTAGTAACCTCCACCACTGATGAAAGTTCCGTTGTGGATTCACCTTCGATTGAGATAATTGTAACTGCTTCAGTAGGGCAGATTTTTACGTTgactgaagatgaaacGATGGTTACATCGACCTCTTATGTTTTCTCCACTTACACTTCAACTGCCTGCCCTACTTGTACCGGTCAAGGAAACTCCGAAACCTTGGATCAAGTCTCAACAAGTACATCTCCTGATGCTACTAGTGCCGTTGACTCCACAGTAACTACTTTGGTTGAAATTACGACTACGAATTCAGAAGGATCTCAACAAGTTACAACTTCAATTGCGCAGGTTTCAACTTCGACTACTACCATCAATGGTGTAATTAGCGTTTACACTACGTGGTGCGCTTTCGAGGAAACTTCCTCGCTCAACTCCCAGAGTTCACAGAGTGATTTGTCTTCAAGTGGCCCTACAACAACTTTTGGAACAGAAGAATACTCAAGTACAGGATCATCAGGAAGTACAGGCTTTACGCCTACTTCACTTTCAGCATCTGCTTCTCTCACTTCAGATGCCAACAGCGAAGTCCCAATTTCCCGAACAGAGAGCTTGATAGGTGATACATCTGCCCGATCAACAAGCACTGATaatttatcatcaacagaAATGTATGTTTCCTCAGAAAATGGTTCAAGAGTCACATCAAGTATTGCAGCATCTGTTACAGATTCTGCTGTCGAGTCCTCGATTGAAAGCTACAATTCTGGAAGCAGCTCAGAAACAATATCTGAtatctcatcttcaattgcagGGTCTGTTGTTTATTCCTCGACAGAGATGTACCTATCTGAAAGCACTACTGAATTAGCATCCCATAGTAGGTCGGATTCTACTGCTGAGTCCTCAACGGAAACTTACTATTCGGGCAGCACTTCAGTAACAGCCTCCGATTCTCTATCTTGGATAACGGATACCGGTGACCAGTCCTCATCGGAAACATATTATTCAGACAGTAGGACGTTGTTCAGtactgtttcttcttctgctgcTGAATCAGAATCAGTATCCAACTCTCTATTGTCCGTTCCAGCGTCTACTACAGAAATGTATGACTCAAGCACTTCAGTATTCGACTCCTTCGCTTCAGGCACAAACTCTGCAACTCAGTCCTCCTCGGAGATTTATTATTCGGGGAGTACAACTGTTTCCAGTATTGCTTCCTCTGCTACTGAATTCTCGATGGAAACAGATCAATCCGGAATTACTTCAACAGCGACATTCAGTGATGTTCCAACAAATTCAACCGCTAGCGTTATATCTTCGACGGAGAGTAGTCTCTATTATGGCAGCAGCTCGGAAGGCATGAACAACAGTTCCGGAACAATTGTACCGAGCACATCTTATGATGACTCCTCGAGTTCGTCAATCTACGAAAGTCCGACCTCGATTTTGTCCACTATCACTTCTACCATGTCTGCAGACGTCATTGGATCGAGTAAAACAGTTTACACTGCAGTTTTGTCAACTGTCACAACCGTGGACAAAGGCGTAAGCACCATTTACACAACATGGTGTCCTTTAGACTCTGCTGGGGAAATTCAGACAACCAGTTACGACAGCTCTGGCACGATTAGTTCTCAGATATCATCTACCGCATCTGACAGTTCGATTTGGAACACCACTGCCGGCGAAACTTTCACGGATTACATTAGCGGAAGTACCACCAGTTCATCTTTTGCTAATGAAACAACTCATTCCTCATTCACACTAGTTACTCTGACAATAACTTCATGTTCGCATAATGGCTGCTCTCATTCGATTGTGACCACAACAACTCCGGTCACCGATACCAATACAGATGTCTTCCCCTCTAGCACATCTCACAGCTCAGTCAACAATATGTCCTCAATTTCTTGCTCGGGCACTGAATGCCTTGAGACTTCTCTGTCTGGATCAAACAGTTATTCCACTATTATCTCCGAGTCTACGAGCCTGTACAATAAAAGCTCCTACACTAGCTCCCTCTCAATCTCACCATCATTTACATTTGACAACACGGAAAGCACTTTTAACGCCAGCACTACAAGCTTTTCAATAACTTCTGTTGATTCAAGCGCTTCGGAGACATGCATCTCTTGTCATGAGACGGCCAACAAGACGATAAGTAGTGGTGAGCATTCTACTTCGAGCGAAGGTTCTACAGCTGGCAGCTCATTGGAAACAACCCCATCGTCGACCTTGTATTCCAATGCATCCTTTGACGTTAGACCAACAGAAAGCTGCTCAGGGAATGAATGCGAAACCTCGCTCAGTGTATCAATCACTGCCAGTGAGACGTCTTCTGACATCTCTTCCTCTCAGGTCATCAGTTCTAGCAGTATTGCAGCTAATGAGAGTTCAGGATCTTCGCAGGTATCTTCGACAGAAAGCACCACCACTTATCCTTCGTCAACACTCTCAACCGTGATCACTACATCCGAAGGCATTGAAACAACTTACACAACTTGGTGCCCACTTACTGTTTCAACCGTGACAACTACATCCGAAGGCATCGAAACAACTTACACCACTTGGTGCCCAATCACGACTCCAGAAAGTAGCACCACTACTTCATGTCAAGGTGATCAATGTTCTACGTCTTCCACCGCAATATCTAACAGTGAGACAACAGCTTCTGCAACTTCTGTCTCTTCTGTCTCTTCTGTCTTTTCCTCTCAGATCATCAGTTCTAGCAGTATTGCAGCTAATGAGAGTTCAGGATCTTCGCAGATATCTTCGACAGAAAGCACCACCACTTATCCTTCGTCAACACTCTCAACCGTGATCACTACATCCGAAGGCATTGAAACAACTTACACAACTTGGTGCCCACTTACGGTTTCAACCGTGACAACTACATCCGAAGGCATCGAAACAACTTACACCACTTGGTGCCCAATCACGACTCCAGAAAGTAGCACCACTACTATATGTCAAGGTGATGAATGCTCAACAAATTACAGTGCGATCACTAGCAATGAAACCACAAAATCTCTAACAGACCATTCTTCTGTCTATTTAAACTCGGGCCTCAGCAGCACGGGCACCACCGTTGTTCCTTCCTCTTATTCGGTCTCTACTGTTACCACAACAACCAATGGAGTCGAAACCCAATACACAACGTGGTGTCCGATAACTTCGACGATAGAGTCATGTTCTGATGAAGGTTGTCATCCTACAACAACGAAATCTACTTCATATTCATCGAAAAATGAAACCAACTCCGGTGTCACGGCAACCGATTTCTGTAGCGAATGCTCAACTTCGATAACACAGTCCGGTAATTCGAGCATTGCTCCGTCTGAAAGTAGACCTGAGTCGACGATTACCACTGAACATTGTGAAGGAGACATATGCTCGACATCAGAATCGTCATTCTCTACAGATGTTGCCTCAAGTACCACTTCATCAGGAGTAAGCAAAACAACTGCTCATTCATGTAAGGGTGAGGGTTGCTCGACGACAAGTTCCGATATCCAGTCGACCACTAATACGCAGGTGAGCACTGACTCAGAAAGTACTGTCATGACGCCTACTTCTAGCGCGTCAAGCATTTCCTCAGTATATTCTTCCAGTTCGTTTCCCACCACAAAGTTAGAGTCCTGCACCGATGATACATGTCAAACTTCGAGTAGCGAGACATCTTACACATCCAGTGATTCAAGGGCAGAGTCTGCAAGTACAAGCGGTATAACTACTCTTTTTCACTCTGTCTCAACTATCACCACGACAACAAATGGTGTAGTAACGGAATACACAACTTGGTGTCCATTGTCCTCGACTACCAAGGTGGATTCTTGCACTGACGACAAATGTCGCTCTACAAACACAGAATCAAGTTCCCCATCATCTTCAGCAGGTACAACGCACACCTCGGATACTTCTACGACAATTGCACAAACAACTACTTCCGGTAGCAGTAACGAATACTCAACTACAAGTACTGACAACCCACCTGACAGTGAAAATAGCCGTGTCAGctctacttcttcaaccacAATCGTAAGCACAACTACTCAGTCCTGTGAGGATGAAAATTGCTCAACAGCTAGTGCTGAGAAACCACACGATGATACTAGCCAAATCACGTCTGCCTCTACCACGGTTACTCCAACCCAATCCTGTCATGGTGACGAATGCTCAACAACTACAGAGAATCCCTCTACCACTGATACTACAAAATTCACCTCTACTTCGTCGATAACAATTACAACCACCCAAACCTGTGAAGATGGAAAATGCCTAGAATCTACACTTACTCCATCTACAACCGATGGCAAGACCATCACTACCGCTTCTTCAGGGACGATAACAAGCCCAACAACCCAATTGTGTGAAGGAGACGAATGTTCTACCGCGGTAACTGATGAGACGGAGAATGCTTCTTTAACCAGATCCACGGTATCAGTGACTGTCTTAGTTCCGGTGACTTTCACTTCCAGTGACAGCGAAGGAAAGCCAGTAATCACGACAAGTTCATCTGCTCAGATAACTGAAAGTGTCGTAGGGACAAATAACAACGGGTTCCATTCAACAACTGGAACTCCAGTTGGTGGGTCAAGCacaagttcaacaagttcaaccAGCATAGCTGGAACTCCAGTGTCACCTAATGGTCCAACACAATTGACCAGCTACTCGGGATTGGCCCCAGGACGAGTAATAAATAAAATGTTTGTGCTTCCTTTGCTGCTTGCTCTGGTCTGA
- the PET494 gene encoding Pet494p (similar to Saccharomyces cerevisiae PET494 (YNR045W); ancestral locus Anc_6.369): MHRIKVTSSVLCRRFYGIRVRNDIFGSRCKSGGLIMNQEGLGRVLWKYFNAPGNVMFVTVNLVTFAGIVTYNSMVSANQERFFEERMLMAQETLTPKYSCSEEKKPLEKEIESPQTEDVVKIYSPAPEQVLGVQPLTEYKADTLILGKESKCASYDSQMAKMSLYHMMYAYFLCRQVASNEGSKTSKPWDEEVELLKSTSHSGKVNSRTKNFMETFYKSWKTEFIEVFTDLHKSQQFHFPDWKHYPSSLRYVCKTLYHNDMQTIEDFQNFYDSIGQRDLKRLLRLWLCDHSHLVSPANGYNVEKFYRELIADCHNDDYLLNKYSSMLLNPTDPRKSLFFSKYGKYATQKVPSASIDTVLSVLQEYVALQETQGRHHYNAIVRLISMIRRDCVIARTTSGTTRIRQVRVLLPRDEDRERIDLTANKNERKKCFQLVSHNPKAVELLGVISSWRNTKS, encoded by the coding sequence ATGCATCGGATCAAAGTTACTTCGAGTGTGCTATGTCGAAGGTTTTACGGCATCCGAGTGAGAAACGATATTTTTGGGTCAAGATGCAAGTCAGGGGGGTTGATAATGAATCAGGAAGGATTGGGTAGAGTACTATGgaaatatttcaatgcTCCGGGAAATGTGATGTTCGTCACTGTGAACCTGGTGACCTTTGCGGGTATAGTGACATACAACTCCATGGTATCGGCGAACCAGGAGAGGtttttcgaagaaagaatgcTTATGGCCCAGGAGACTCTGACACCAAAATACTCGTGTTCTGAGGAAAAGAAACCTcttgagaaggaaattgagTCACCGCAGACTGAGGATGTTGTGAAAATCTACTCTCCAGCTCCAGAACAGGTACTAGGTGTCCAACCACTGACCGAATACAAGGCAGATACCTTAATATTAGGGAAAGAGAGCAAGTGCGCTTCTTACGACTCTCAAATGGCAAAAATGTCACTGTATCATATGATGTACGCATACTTTCTGTGTCGCCAAGTGGCATCCAATGAAGGCTCGAAAACTTCAAAACCTTGGGACGAAGAGGTAGAGCTGCTCAAAAGTACCTCTCATTCAGGAAAGGTAAATTCACGCACTAAGAACTTCATGGAGACATTTTATAAATCGTGGAAGACCGAATTTATCGAAGTTTTTACTGACTTGCACAAATCGCAGCAGTTCCATTTCCCAGACTGGAAACATTACCCTAGCAGTCTGCGATACGTTTGCAAGACACTTTACCACAACGATATGCAGACCATTGAGGATTTCCAAAACTTCTACGACTCCATAGGGCAaagagatttgaaaagattgcTTCGCTTATGGCTTTGCGACCACTCACACTTAGTAAGTCCCGCTAATGGGTATAACGTGGAGAAATTTTACCGCGAGCTGATCGCAGATTGCCACAACGATGACTACCTCCTTAACAAGTACTCCTCAATGCTTCTCAATCCAACGGACCCTCGCAAAagcctcttcttcagtaaATACGGCAAATACGCCACACAAAAGGTACCGAGTGCCTCCATTGACACCGTTTTAAGCGTCTTGCAAGAATACGTCGCGCTACAAGAAACCCAAGGTAGACACCATTACAATGCCATCGTACGACTGATATCGATGATTCGCAGAGATTGTGTCATAGCACGCACAACGTCCGGTACCACTAGGATACGCCAGGTGCGAGTTTTACTACCGAGAGACGAGGACCGCGAAAGAATAGACCTCACAGCAAATAAAAACGAGCGCAAGAAGTGCTTCCAGCTAGTCAGCCACAATCCAAAAGCCGTGGAGCTACTAGGTGTCATCTCAAGCTGGCGAAATACCAAGAGCTGA
- the ABP1 gene encoding Abp1p (similar to Saccharomyces cerevisiae ABP1 (YCR088W); ancestral locus Anc_6.366) produces the protein MALEPINCTSHSREIEEAYLKVVRGEDNDTTWLIISPNEKKEYTPAFVGSEFSEFLETFDDAKVQFGMARVSPPGSDVEKLILIGWCPDSAPMKTRASFAANFGTVANQVLKGYHVQVTARDEDDLDERELLQKISNAAGARYSIQMNTDKSKPPARQHKVSSPRPTPSKPVTKQEPTPPAESKPVPAETDDWNEPEVEERDFDKNPLKSNQSTYKPIGKVDLQKVIAEEKAKEDPRLVSSTGASSKIAPEADIARLKQESKLKRDNEIDKFLGTKPPVGSTPKKNDDLVIKGFKNEKSPAQLWAEKKAASVSSSETPEKKPAPSVTEDKEDAEEEDEEKDVSDLKSKFEKLGASSEPPIITPRPASSKPPAPERETVPSAKSGHKQIGTPLPGMHQEISNDDEEESDGSDWDDDEPSAPKLPSRTEEPAQKEETPVSQMPPPPSHKEPEVAEPEEQEQEEEEEEDVEATEEAPAPTLPSRNAAAPPPPARRSVEPPKPAAPSATAEYDYEAAEENELTFNENDKIINIDFVDDDWWLGELERNGEKGLFPSNYVTLD, from the coding sequence ATGGCTCTAGAACCTATTAATTGTACCAGTCACTCGAGAGAGATCGAAGAAGCATACCTCAAGGTGGTCAGAGGTGAGGATAATGACACTACATGGTTGATCATATCCCCAAacgagaagaaagaatataCTCCAGCTTTTGTTGGTTCTGAATTTAGCGAATTCTTGGAGACCTTTGATGATGCCAAAGTGCAGTTCGGTATGGCTCGCGTTTCTCCACCGGGATCTGATGTTGAGAAACTAATCTTGATCGGATGGTGCCCTGATTCTGCCCCAATGAAGACTAGAGCTTCCTTTGCTGCCAATTTCGGTACTGTGGCTAACCAAGTCTTGAAGGGCTACCATGTGCAGGTGACTGCTAGAGATGAGGACGATCTGGATGAGAGGGAGCTATTGCAAAAAATTAGTAATGCTGCAGGTGCTCGTTACTCTATTCAGATGAACACTGATAAGTCGAAGCCACCAGCGAGACAGCATAAGGTTTCCTCACCTCGTCCTACGCCTTCTAAACCAGTGACCAAACAAGAACCAACCCCTCCAGCTGAATCTAAACCTGTTCCTGCTGAGACAGACGACTGGAACGAACCAGAAGTGGAGGAGCGTGATTTTGATAAAAACCCATTGAAGTCCAATCAATCGACTTACAAGCCTATTGGTAAGGTCGACTTGCAAAAAGTGATTGCTGAAGAGAAGGCTAAGGAAGATCCACGTCTTGTGAGCTCTACGGGTGCTTCAAGTAAGATCGCTCCAGAAGCTGATATTGCCCGTTTAAAGCAAGAATCcaagttgaaaagagaTAATGAAATAGATAAGTTCCTGGGTACCAAACCGCCAGTTGGTTCTACTCCTAAAAAGAATGACGACCTAGTTATCAAGggattcaagaatgaaaagagCCCTGCGCAACTATGGgctgagaagaaagctgcTTCAGTATCTTCCTCTGAAACTCCCGAGAAGAAACCTGCGCCATCAGTCACTGAAGATAAGGAGGATGCAGAGGAggaggatgaggaaaagGACGTCAGCGATTTGAAGTCTaagtttgagaaattggGCGCCAGCAGCGAGCCACCTATCATAACCCCGAGACCAGCCTCTTCAAAACCTCCTGCCCCTGAACGTGAAACCGTTCCATCAGCTAAATCTGGTCACAAGCAGATTGGTACCCCATTGCCAGGCATGCATCAAGAGATCTCcaatgatgacgaagaagagagtGACGGCAGTGACTGGGATGACGACGAGCCAAGCGCACCAAAACTACCTTCAAGGACTGAAGAGCCTGCACAAAAAGAGGAAACTCCAGTATCACAGATGCCTCCACCTCCATCACACAAAGAGCCTGAAGTTGCTGAACCTGAAGAGCAGGAacaggaggaagaagaggaagaagatgttgaggCAACTGAGGAGGCTCCAGCACCTACATTgccttcaagaaatgcTGCCGCTCCACCACCTCCAGCAAGAAGGTCCGTGGAGCCACCAAAGCCAGCTGCTCCTTCTGCAACAGCAGAATATGACTACGAAGCTGCTGAGGAGAATGAACTGACGTTTAACGAAAATGacaaaatcatcaacatcgATTTTGTCGATGATGACTGGTGGCTAGGTGAGTTGGAAAGAAACGGTGAAAAGGGTTTGTTTCCAAGCAACTACGTAACGCTTGACTAG
- the TRM112 gene encoding RNA methylation protein TRM112 (similar to Saccharomyces cerevisiae TRM112 (YNR046W); ancestral locus Anc_6.370): MKFLTTNFLKCSVKACDTSNDNFPLKYDGAKCSLQQDDSIDFNPEFLLSILDRVDWDAILAVAADLGNESLPRVKPVLVPGQELSEDDQAILRDLHTLLIQTSIVEGQMQCRNCEHIYYIKNGIPNLLLPPHLA, from the coding sequence ATGAAGTTTTTGACTACCAATTTTTTAAAGTGTTCCGTGAAGGCTTGTGACACCAGCAATGACAATTTCCCACTAAAATACGATGGCGCCAAATGCAGCCTACAACAGGACGATAGTATCGACTTCAACCCGGAGTTCCTACTCAGCATCCTCGACAGAGTCGACTGGGACGCAATTCTCGCAGTGGCCGCAGACCTGGGAAACGAATCACTTCCTCGTGTCAAACCCGTCCTCGTACCAGGACAAGAGCTGTCAGAAGATGACCAAGCCATACTCAGAGACCTACACACATTGCTGATCCAGACGTCAATCGTCGAGGGCCAAATGCAATGTCGCAACTGCGAGCACATCTACTACATCAAGAACGGAATACCAAACTTGTTACTGCCTCCACATCTCGCATAG
- the TDEL0A07830 gene encoding uncharacterized protein (similar to Saccharomyces cerevisiae YCR090C; ancestral locus Anc_6.368) gives MLFLTINASMSENIKCIYPEDTKEAVAQYMFDVVCTHCREEHGSSIVIDRFDKTDMPGSRGEASFVMKCKFCGSDCSIDLLPFEDALHNPTALDSGALDKIKEVRKKHGLKNIPSESCVLLQLDCRGCEVVRFHPGNLTFNAELTSGKLMSFQLEDDAEWYDYDDDANEEVTVTDLQGTIFKGK, from the coding sequence ATGCTCTTTTTAACCATCAATGCCTCTATGAGTGAGAACATCAAATGCATATATCCAGAAGATACAAAGGAAGCGGTCGCCCAATATATGTTTGACGTAGTTTGCACTCATTGTCGTGAAGAACATGGTTCATCTATAGTGATCGACAGATTTGACAAGACTGATATGCCTGGAAGTCGTGGTGAAGCTTCGTTTGTAATGAAATGCAAATTCTGTGGAAGCgattgttcaattgatcttctgCCTTTCGAGGATGCTCTTCATAATCCCACTGCTCTAGACTCCGGTGCTCTCGataagatcaaagaagtgCGGAAGAAACATggattgaaaaatatacCATCGGAAAGCTGTGTGCTTCTCCAACTAGACTGCAGAGGTTGCGAAGTTGTGCGTTTCCATCCTGGTAACCTAACTTTCAACGCGGAATTGACGTCTGGTAAGCTAATGTCctttcaattggaagatgacgCAGAATGGTATGACTATGATGATGACGCCAACGAGGAAGTGACCGTTACGGATCTTCAAGGGACTATATTTAAGGGAAAATAG